GTTGATCTTGCTGCTAAAACAATCTCTGTGGATTGGGGCCTTGATTACTAAGGCTGAGGTGTATCACTTCGACGTGGTCACTTTGTTTCCTGAGATGTTTGAGGCGATCACTCGTCATGGCATCACAAGACGAGCGGTTGAATTAGGTCTTTTTGGACTTAACAGCTGGAATCCACGTGATTTCACCGCAGACAAACATCGTACTGTGGACGACCGGCCATATGGTGGCGGCCCCGGTATGGTGATGTTGCCAGAGCCACTTGAAAGTGCGCTTGAAGCAGCTAAAAACAGGCAGCGTGAAGAGGGTGTTGCTGCTACGCATACCGTCTATTTATCTCCCCAAGGGGCGGCATTAACTCACGATAAAGTCTTGGAGCTGGCTCAAAAGCCAGGTTTGGTCTTGTTGTGTGGTCGTTATGAGGGTGTGGATGAGCGTTTGCTGGATCGTCAGATTGATGAAGAAATCTCAGTCGGCGATTATGTGCTCTCAGGTGGAGAGTTGCCTGCAATGGTGCTGATGGATGCCATCATTCGCCAATTGCCTGGTGTACTTAATACTGCAGCGAGTGCAGAAGAAGATTCATTTGTGGATGGGTTGCTGGATTGCCCGCATTACACCCGTCCCGAAAATTATCTGGGCATGAGCGTACCGGAAGTCTTACTTTCAGGAAACCATGCGCTGATACGGCGCTGGCGCTTAAAACAGTCTTTAGGCCGAACATTTTTGCGTAGGCCTGACTTGTTAACAAAGCGACAGCTATCAAAAGAGGAAGCTCGTCTTCTGGCCGAATTTAAGGCGGATCTGGTGATAAACCAAGATCAGGTGGTTTGACCACCTTTGAAGGAACAAGCTTCACATTGGAGTTATACCCATGAATTTGATTCAACAACTTGAGCAAGAAGAAATCGCTCGCTTAGCTAAGACTCTTCCTGAATTCGCCCCTGGCGATACCGTGATCGTTCAGGTCAAGGTTAAGGAAGGTACACGTGAGCGTCTGCAGGCTTATGAAGGCGTTGTGATTGCTAAGCGTAATCGTGGCCTGAATAGCTCCTTTATCGTGCGTAAAATTTCCGCCGGTATGGGTGTTGAGCGTACTTTCCAAACTTACTCTCCGCTGGTTGCTGGTGTTGAAGTGAAACGTCGCGGTGATGTTCGCCGTGCTAAGCTTTACTACCTCCGTGATCGTTCAGGCAAGTCCGCACGTATCAAGGAAAAATTGCCAGCTCGTAAGGTTGTTGCAAAAGCTGCTGCTTAATTTTTTAAGCAATACAGTATTCAAACGCGGGCCAAGTGCCCGCGTTTTCGTTTCCATAACATCTGGATTTGTTATGCGTATCGAAAGTACCGATCGTTATGCCGTTATTTCCAGCCCTGTTGGCCCCATTGGTCTGGCCGAGAGTAATGAGCGTCTTGTTTTAGTCGAATTTCTTCCCTTCTCTGCTCCTATGCAGATGGCTCATGGCACTTTGCTGCAGAATGCTGCTTATCAGTTGGCGGCTTATTTCCAGGATCCTTTTTTTATTTTTGATTTACCTTGGGCTTTGTCTGTCAGTGAGCATCAGAGTAAGGTCTTGGATGAAATAGCGACGATTCCTGTTGGGCAGCTGCAAACCTATGCAGAAATTTCTAGGCGAATTCATTCAAGCCCTCGTGCTGTTGGTGGTGCTTGTGGGCGTAATCCTTTACCTTTGCTAATCCCTTGTCATCGGGTTGTGGCCGCTGCAGGTTTAGGTGGTTTTAACGCTGGCCGCAATGGTGTGGACTGGTTGCCAATTAAGCGCTGGTTGCTGAAGCATGAGGGCGTTGAAATATGAACGAAGACCTTATGGATGAACAGCTGGTATTGATTGATGAGTTTTTGGATGGTGTATGGCTTAGTGATCAGTTATCTAAGAATACAATTGACAGCTATCGTCGTGATTTACTGATTTGGGCTCATTGGCTAATAACAGAGCGTAAATGCAATTTGCTGGCTGCAGACCGGGAGTGTGTTCAAGCCTTTTTGGCTAGGCAGGCGCGTGATATGAAGGCTGCAACTTTGGCTAGGCGTATGGCCAGCTTGCGAAAATTTTACCGGCACTGGATTTTATCCGGGCAGGCTGGTTTTGATCCAACTGCGGAGCTAACGGCTCCTAAGCGAGTGCGCCCTTGGCCAAAGGCGTTGGATGAAGCAAGGATAGAAGCGCTTTTGCAAGCGCCGGAGATTGATCAGGCTAGTGGTCTGAGAGACAGAGCCATGCTGGAGTTGATGTATGCAACCGGTTTACGGGTTACTGAGCTGGTTACTTTGCCTTTGGGGCAGATTAAATTACGTGAACGCTATGTGCAGATATTGGCTGGTAAAGGTGGCAAACAGCGTTTAGTGCCGATGGGGGAGGTGGCAGCCGATTGGGTTGAGCAATATTTAGCGCACTCTCGGCCAGCCCTGGTGGGGGGGCATCAGGTGGCAGAAGCTTTTGTAAATCAGCGGGGGCATGCATTAACTCGCCAGGGTTTTTGGTACATCATTAAACAATATGCAGCTGCTGCTGGAATTGATAACAAACATTTAAGCCCTCATGTTTTACGGCATGCATTTGCCACCCACTTGTTAAATCATGGTGCGGATTTACGTGTGGTGCAGATGCTATTGGGGCATGCAGATATTACAACCACACAAATTTATACTCATGTCGCGACAGCTCGTTTGAAATCGTTGCATAAAGAACACCATCCGCGTGGTTCTCGTTCATAAGCGCAATCGCTGTATGCTAACCTCATAATTAACCCGCCGTCTGGCGGCTTTTGGGGATAGAGAATGGATGCAACGTGGGCGCAAAAATACCAGGATCTTGCCATGGGCTATGTGGCTGAGTTTGGTGTGAAAATCATTGCTGCAATTGCTTTTTGGGTAATCGGCAGATGGTTAATTGGCTTAGCAGTACGTTTAGTACAAAGTTCTTTAGGTAAGCAGAAGGTAGATCCAACCGTTTTGCGTTATGTGGGTTCTGTCATTACGGTTACACTGAATATACTTTTAGTCATTGGCATTCTGGGGTATTGCGGTATTCAAACCACGACCTTTGCAGCTTTAATTGCTGCCGGTGGTATTGCAATTGGGATGGCCTGGTCTGGCTTGCTGGCTAATTTTGCTGCGGGTGCATTTATTATTGTTTTACGTCCATTTAAAGTGGGGGATTTTGTTGCCGTAGCAGGCATCGTAGGCACAGTCAGTGAGATTGGCTTGTTCTCTACCATGCTGAATACGCCAGACAATGTAATGACATTAATCGGAAACAATAAAATTTTTTCCGATAATATTCAAAACTTCACCTTGAATCCATTTCGTCGGGTTGATTTAAAAGCACAATTGGCCGGAAGTACAGATCATGTAGCAGCGATGCAGGTTTTGCGCGAAAAGATTGCTGCGATTCCGAATGTGCTTGCAGAGCCCAAGGTCGATGTAGAAATTCTTGAGTTTAATTTGGTTGGCCCGGTCTTGGTGGTGCGCCCGTATTGCCATAATGATCACTATTGGCAGGTTTATTTTGATACCAATCGCACTATTAAAGAGAGCCTTGCTGCAGCTGGGTTTCCAGTGCCTATGCCTGCACAAACCGTTGTGGTGCAACAACAGGTTTAATTCTTATTGGGTTTGGAATAAAAAAGCCCCTTCTTGAAATGAGAAGGGGCTTTTTGTTTAGGAGAATCAGGCAGGTATCGCTATTTTATTAGGGATTTCTAAGCTGACTTTTCCATCATCATCAATATCAATTGTAACTTCACCACCATGAATTAAGCGGCCAAATAGTAATTCATCGGCCAGCGCCTTGCGGATGGTGTCTTGAATTAATCTGGCCATTGGCCTTGCTCCCATTAATGGATCAAAGCCTTCGGCAGCAAGATGTGTTTTCAAGGCCGGGGTGAAATGTGCTTCTACTTTCTTTTCCTGTAGCTGGACTTCGAGCTGAATCAGGAATTTATCCACAACTTGCATAATAATTTCATGCGAGAGTGGGGCGAAAGGAATAATTGCATCCAGACGGTTGCGGAATTCTGGTGTGAACATGCGCTTAATTTCTTGCATCTCATCCCCAGTCTGCTTGCTGCTGGTAAAGCCGATGACCGATTTTGTGAGCGTTTCTGCTCCCGTATTCGTTGTCATGACGATAACTACATTTCTGAAGTCAGCTTTGCGCCCGTTATTATCTGTAAGCGTGCCATGATCCATCACTTGTAGCAGCACGTTAAAGATATCCGGATGAGCTTTTTCGATTTCATCCAGCAACAAAACTGCGTAAGGGTGCTTGGTAATTGCTTCTGTCAGTAAACCGCCCTGCTCAAAGCCAACATATCCCGGAGGTGCACCAATCAGGCGGCTTACTGCATGGCGCTCCATATACTCGGACATATCAAAGCGCAGCAATTCAATGCCCATCGTATAGGCAAGCTGACGAGCCACTTCTGTTTTGCCAACTCCTGTGGGGCCGCTAAATAAGAACGCACCAATTGGTTTTTGTGGGTTGCCTAAACCCGCACGAGCCATCTTGATAGAGGTGGCCACAGATTCAATCGCTTTTTCCTGACCAAACACAACATGCTTAAGATCGCTCTCAAGTGTTTTTAGCGTGTTACGGTCATCTGTAGAGACACTCTTGGGCGGAATCCGTGCAATCTTTGCAACGATTTCTTCGATCTCGTGCTTATTGATGGTTTTCTTTTGTTTCGATTTTGGCAGGATTTTTTGCGCCGCTCCGGCCTCATCGATTACGTCAATGGCTTTGTCTGGCAAATGACGATCGTTGATGTATTTTGCAGAAAGTTCCGCTGCAGTTGTCAGCGCTGCCAGTGTGTATTTCACGCCATGGTGTTGCTCAAACTTATCTTTCAGCCCCTTAAGGATTTCAATCGTTTGTTCTACTGTTGGCTCAGGTACATCGATTTTTTGGAAGCGGCGTGATAAAGCGTTATCTTTCTCAAAAATGCCGCGGTATTCGGTGTAGGTTGTTGCGCCTATGCATTTCAAAGAGCCGTTAGATAAGGCAGGCTTAAGCAGGTTAGATGCGTCCAGCGTGCCTCCAGAGGCTGCTCCAGCACCCACCAGTGTGTGAATCTCATCGATAAACAGCACCGCATTGCGCTCTTCCTGAAGCTGTTTGATTACTGCTTTTAAACGTTGCTCAAAATCACCACGGTATTTGGTGCCCGCCAGAAGCGCACCCATATCCAGTCCGTATACAGTGGCATCTTTAAGCACATCCGGTACATTGCCTTCAACAATCCGGCGGGCCAACCCTTCTGCAATCGCCGTTTTGCCTACGCCAGCTTCCCCCACGAGGAGTGGGTTGTTTTTGCGGCGGCGGCAGAGCGTTTGAATCACGCGCTCTAATTCGTGCTCACGACCAATCAGAGGATCAATACGTCCGGAGATAGCCTGTTGGTTTAAGTTTTCAGTAAAGCTGCTGAGCGCGCCCCCTGTTGTTGTTTCTTCTTCGTGTTCTTCATTTTGCTCTGTGCGCGGAATCGGCTGCTGGGCGTTGGCCGATTTTGCAATGCCATGAGCAATAAAGTTCACCACATCCAGGCGGGTGATGGCTTGTTGGTGCAGGTAATAAACAGCGTGGCTGTCTTTTTCACCAAAAATGGCGACGAGTACATTGGCCCCGGTAACTTCTTTTTTACCCGAAGACTGCACATGCAGGATGGCGCGTTGAATGACACGCTGAAAGCCTATGGTTGGCTGTGTTTCAACTTCACCATCTCCAGACACAACTGGGGTGTGCTCTTTTACAAAATCACCCAGCTGGCGGCGCAGCTCGTCCATGTGTGCACCGCAAGCGCGTAACACTTCAGCTGCTGAAGGGTTATCAAGCAGTGCAAGTAAAAGATGTTCCACGGTAATGTATTCGTGGCGTTTTTGCCTCGCGTCCGTAAAGGCCATGTGGAGGCTGACTTCTAGTTCTTGGGCAATCATTCGTTCACCTCCATTGTGCATTGCAGTGGTTGCTGATGTTGCCTGGAATACTGGCTGACCTCTGCGACCTTGGTGGACGCAATGTCCTTGGGGAAGACCCCACACATTCCGCGTCCCTCTGTGTGAACTTTAAGCATAACCTGCGTTGCTCGTTCACGGTTCATTCCGAAAAATTTTTCTAATACATTGATGACAAAATCCATCGGTGTAAAGTCATCGTTTAGCAGAAGTACACGCCACAAAGCGGGTGGTGGTGAGAGTGTCGATTGCTGATTAAGTTCGGCATCGGTTTGATGCTGTGCAGGCATTTTTCTACCATATCGTGTGGTTTATAATCATTTTGGTCCGCCCCTGTTCTTTTTCAAGCTCTGATCTGCATGAAGATGGGTAGATGGCGTGCCTGCTCTTTTTTATTGTGGTTTTTTTATTGAGTATAAGCATCTATTTTTAGAATTTTACTTGACCTCCGGTGTAAAAGTCGCGTAAAAAGGTGGCTCGAGTTTGATGTACAAGTTTCTGCAGTACCGGTTTGGCCGTTTTGCTGGTCTTGGACCTCAAACCTCATGGTGCCTCTTCGAGGCGGTTCATGTTTTACAAGTTGATAGGAAAGACCCCAAATGGCTCTGGGCACTGTTAAGTGGTTCAATGATTCTAAAGGCTTCGGCTTTGTTACTCCAGACGAAGGCGGCGAAGACATCTTCGCTCACTTCTCCGCGATCAACATGCCAGGCTTCAAAACCTTGAAAGAAGGCCAACGCGTTTCTTTCGAGATCACCAATGGTGCTAAAGGCAAACAAGCCTCTAACATCCAAGCTGCTTAATCTCAGCTAGGTGATATGGTATCCCGCTCACGCGGGTTTTTTCGGACCAATCCCTTAACCGGGCCTCATTTCTGAGGTGGTCCATGTTTCATCGTTTAGATAGGAAGTGCCAAAATGGCTCTAGGTACCGTAAAGTGGTTCAATGATTCTAAAGGCTTCGGCTTTGTTACTCCAGACGAAGGCGGCGAAGACATTTTCGCTCACTTCTCAGCGATCAACATGCCAGGCTTCAAAACTCTGAAAGAAGGCCAACGCGTTTCTTTCGACATCACCAATGGTGCTAAAGGCAAACAAGCCTCTAACATCCAAGCTGCTTAATTAGCCGCTGGTGATCAAAAACCCCGCCAAGGCGGGGTTTTTTCACGTCTGTGGTTTGTGCATCATCGTTTTGATTAAATAAAAACCCCGCCGAAGCGGGGTTAGATCTGGCTAGTTTGCCGGAGTTAGTATTACTACATACGTTCAATAATTGCTTTACCAAAGCCTGAGCAGCTTACTTCTGTAGGATTGTCCATTAGGCGGGCAAAATCGTAAGTAACAATCTTGTCGGCAATGGTTTTTTCCATCGCGGCGATAATCAGGTCGGCAGCTTCTTTCCAGCCCATATGACGCAACATCATTTCAGCAGAAAGCAGTAGCGAGCCTGGGTTTACTTTGTCCTGGCCGGAATACTTTGGCGCTGTGCCGTGCGTTGCTTCAAACATGGCAACGCTGTCAGATAAGTTGGCGCCCGGAGCAATTCCAATGCCGCCTACCTGTGCTGCTAAGGCGTCAGAAATATAATCGCCATTCAGGTTGAGTGTTGCAATTACATCGTATTCAGCTGGACGTAAGAGGATTTGCTGCAAGAATGCATCAGCAATTACATCTTTAATGACGATGCCGTTTGGCAGTTCAAGGTATGGGCCGCCATCAATTTCTACACCGCCAAATTCTTTCTTGGCTAATTCGTAGCCCCAAGTGCGGAACATGCCTTCGGTGTATTTCATGATGTTACCCTTGTGAACAAGGGTAACGCTCTTGCGGTTGTTGTCGATTGCGTACTGGATTGCACGACGTACTAAGCGCTCGGTACCTTCTTTGCTTACGGGTTTGATGCCGATGCTTGATGATTCTGGGAAGCGAATTTTCTTCACGCCCATTTCATTTTGCAAGAAGTCGATGACTTTTTTAGCGCCTTCCGATTGTGCGTCCCACTCGATGCCTGCGTAGATGTCTTCGGTATTTTCACGGAAAATAACCATTTCGATCTGTTCTGGGTGCTTAACAGGGGAAGGAACACCCTGGAAGTAACGAACCGGGCGCAGACAAACATAAAGATCAAGTTGTTGACGCAGTGCTACGTTCAGTGAGCGGATGCCACCTCCAACTGGTGTTGCCAGCGGGCCTTTGATCGATACAACATATTCTTGCAGTGCCGCTAATGTTTCTTCGGGCAGGTAAGTGCCATCCGGATACAATTTGGAGGCTTTTTCACCACAATAGATTTCCATCCAGTGGATTTTGCGGCCGCCACCGTAGCATTTCTTTACCGCAGCATCGACAACGTCGATCATGACCGGGGTGATATCTACACCAATGCCGTCGCCTTCGATGAACGGGATAATCGGATTATCTGGAGTCGCAAGGTTTTGGACGATTTTCGCGCCATCTTGCGGAACTTTGATCAGGCTCATCTGTGTATTCCTGTTGTGTCGAGTGGTTTGTCGCATTTCGTCGGCTGGTATTGTGAATTTCTTGTGGGGCGCCGACGAAAAAACAGCCTATTATCGCTGTTTTGTAGCAATACTGCCAAGCCGCTATGCCTCAGCTTATACTTTTAAATAAACCTTACGGGGTGATCTGTCAGTTCTCCCCTTCGCCACCGCATGCTTCGCTGGCTGATTTTGTTCCTATTAAGGATGTTTATCCAGCAGGGCGTTTAGATACTGACTCAGAAGGCTTGTTGCTTTTAACGGATTCAGGGCCTTTGCAGGCGAAAATTGCCGACCCTAAGCATAAATTGCCTAAAACATATTGGGTGCAGGTAGAGGGTAGCCCGAGTTTGTCAGATTTACAGCCTTTGCTGACGGGCGTGGATTTGGGCGATTTTATTACTCAGCCCGCGCAGGTACGTGTCATTGATGAGCCTGCAAATTTATGGCCTCGTGTGCCGCCTGTCCGTTACCGGGCAAGTGTGCCAACAACTTGGCTGGAAATTATTATTAGAGAGGGCAAAAATCGCCAGGTGCGGCGTATGACGGCCAAGGTGGGCTTTCCAACATTGAGATTGGTTCGCTACGCAATTGGTGATTGGTCTTTAGATTCTTTGCCTTTGGGGACTTGGCGGGCTGAGACGGTTGCAGCTCCTCGGCCCGTTCATGCTGTGGCTGAGCCAAGCAAGCCTAAACAGCGTGGCCGTCGTGGACCCAATAAAACGCGCTAATTTATTCCTTGAGGGGGACGTTAATGTGGAAGCCTAATGCAACAGTTGCTGCTGTTATTGAAGAAGCGGGGCGGTTTTTATTAGTTGAGGAGCGCATTCAGGGAGAGTTAAAGCTTAACCAGCCCGCTGGGCATATTGAGTATGGTGAAAGTATTGTTGAGGCGGCGATTCGCGAAACATTGGAAGAAACGGCCTATCATTTTGTGCCTCGTTTCTTAATTGGAATGTATCAGTGGTCGCCACCAGGGCGACCAGAGTTAACATATCTTCGTTTTGCATTTGCTGGTGATTTGGCTGGCGTTGAGCGCGGCCGTGTTTTAGATGTGGATATTGAGCAGGCCGTGTGGCTGACGCGGGATGAGATCGTGGCACGCTCCGAGCAGCACCGTAGCCCCCTGTTATTGGCATGTATTGATGATTATTTGGCGGGGCGTCGTTATCCGCTGGAAATCTTGCGTGATTTTGATCGTTGAAATGATCGTAGTTTGTTTACTGGAAATATAAGTATGTCTGACAAAATTGTAGTAGGCCTTTCTGGCGGGGTAGATTCCTCTGTAACGGCGTGGCTATTAAAGGAGCAGGGCTTCGACGTGGTTGGCGTCTTTATGCAAAATTGGGAAGATGATAATACCGATGAGTATTGTTCAATCAAAGAAGATAGTCTGGATGCGATCTCGGTGGCAGATAAAGTAGGTGTTGAGATTGAGCTGGTCAATTTTGCTCAAGAGTATAAAGAGCGGGTATTCAGTTATTTTTTGGCAGAGTACTCGGCGGGTCGCACGCCTAATCCGGATATCCTCTGTAATAGTGAAATCAAATTTAAATGCTTCCTTGATTACGCCATTAAATTAGGCGGCACTAAGCTGGCAACGGGGCACTATGCCTCAAGCCGGGTGCGCCCGGATGGTCGTACAGAGCTGCTTCGCGCTAAAGACAGCAGCAAAGATCAAAGTTACTTCTTGTATAAACTTAGCCAAGAGCAAGTTGCCCATGCGGTGTTCCCGTTGGGCAATATGCTGAAAACAGAAGTGCGTGAGTTGGCAGAGAGAATTGGCCTGCACAACGCCAAGAAAAAAGACAGTACCGGGATCTGTTTTATTGGCGAGCGCCCGTTCCGTGAGTTTCTTAATCGCTACTTACCTAAAGTGCCAGGGCCTATGGTTACGCCTGAAGGTCAACTTATGGGTGAGCATATGGGGCTGATGTACCACACCATTGGTCAGCGTCAGGGCTTGGGGATTGGAGGAGAGGGCGCGCCTTGGTTTGTTGCAGGAAAGGATATGGCTAAAAATGAGCTGATCGTGGTGCAGGGGCATGATCATCCTTTGCTGCTTAAAAACACTTTGCAGGCACAAGATCTTTCCTGGGTATTAGGTGAGTCGCCTGCGCTGGGGCGCTACACTGCGAAAACACGTTACCGCCAGCAAGATGCCGCATGTGAGTTGGTCTGGATAGACGATGGGCGTTGTGAGTTACGCTTTGATGAGCCGCAGTGGGCCGTTACACCGGGGCAATCGGTCGTGCTGTATGACGGAGAGGTCTGCTTGGGCGGCGGAATCATTATATAAAACACGATATACCCGAACATTACTTCTATTTTAAACGGGCCGCAGGAAGGTGCGGCTTGTTTGCTTTTTTAATACACATTTGTGTTTGATATAAATCAACTACTTAGCGTATTACTACAATTTTATTGCATGCTAGTGGTTGACGTCACAGGCCTAGGGCCGTATATTTCGGCCTCTCGCTGCAGCACACACAGCAACACGGTGATGTCACAGACGAGGCGATCTTTAAAAAAATACAGTCGATGAGTGTGAGTGCTTGATTCGGAAGCGAAACAAGTGCTTACATGAGTAAGGTGCATTCAGCGATGGATGTGCCGAATAAAGTAAGTCAGTAAGTACTAGCTTAGTGATTAAACTAAAGAGTTTGATCCTGGCTCAGATTGAACGCTGGCGGCATGCTTTACACATGCAAGTCGAACGGTAACAGGGTGCTTGCACCGCTGACGAGTGGCGAACGGGTGAGTAATATATCGGAACGTACCTAGTAATGGGGGATAACTATCCGAAAGGATAGCTAATACCGCATACGCCCTGAGGGGGAAAGAGGGGGATCGCAAGACCTCTCGTTATTAGAGCGGCCGATATCAGATTAGCTAGTTGGTGAGGTAAAGGCTCACCAAGGCCACGATCTGTAGCGGGTCTTAGAGGACGATCCGCCACACTGGAACTGAGACACGGTCCAGACTCCTACGGGAGGCAGCAGTGGGGAATCTTGGACAATGGGCGCAAGCCTGATCCAGCAATGCCGCGTGCGTGAAGAAGGCCTTCGGGTTGTAAAGCGCTTTTGTTCGGGAGGAAATCCTAGTGGCTAATATCCATTGGGGATGACAGTACCGGAAGAATAAGGACCGGCTAACTACGTGCCAGCAGCCGCGGTAATACGTAGGGTCCAAGCGTTAATCGGAATTACTGGGCGTAAAGGGTGCGCAGGTGGTTGATTAAGTGTGATGTGAAAGCCCCGGGCTCAACCTGGGAATTGCATTGCAAACTGGTCAACTAGAGTATGGCAGAGGGGGGTGGAATTCCGCGTGTAGCAGTGAAATGCGTAGAGATGCGGAGGAACACCGATGGCGAAGGCAACCCCCTGGGCTAATACTGACACTCATGCACGAAAGCGTGGGGAGCAAACAGGATTAGATACCCTGGTAGTCCACGCCCTAAACGATGTCTACTAGTTGTTGGGGAATTCGTTCCTTAGTAACGCAGCTAACGCGTGAAGTAGACCGCCTGGGGAGTACGGCCGCAAGGCTAAAACTCAAAGGAATTGACGGGGGCCCGCACAAGCGGTGGATGATGTGGATTAATTCGATGCAACGCGAAAAACCTTACCTAGCCTTGACATGGTTGGAATCCCTGAGAGATTGGGGAGTGCCGCAAGGAACCAATACACAGGTGCTGCATGGCTGTCGTCAGCTCGTGTCGTGAGATGTTGGGTTAAGTCCCGCAACGAGCGCAACCCTTGTCCTTAGTTGCTACCATTTAGTTGGGCACTTTAAGGAGACTGCCGGTGACAAACCGGAGGAAGGTGGGGATGACGTCAAGTCCTCATGGCCCTTATGGCTAGGGCTTCACACGTCATACAATGGTCGGTACAGAGGGTTGCCAAGCCGCGAGGTGGAGCTAATCTCATAAAACCGATCGTAGTCCGGATTGGAGTCTGCAACTCGACTCCATGAAGTCGGAATCGCTAGTAATCGCGGATCAGCATGTCGCGGTGAATACGTTCCCGGGCCTTGTACACACCGCCCGTCACACCATGGGAATGGGTTTCACCAGAAGTAGGTAGGCTAACCGTAAGGAGGCCGCTTACCACGGTGGGATTCATGACTGGGGTGAAGTCGTAACAAGGTAGCCGTAGGGGAACCTGCGGCTGGATCACCTCCTTTCAAGAGAAGACTTTTGGATTGAGTACTCACACTCATCGACTGTAGGTTTAGGGATTGTTGATTAGGATTCAGAATTGATGTGATTTAATAAAGTCACATTTATTCTGGTTTCTAAAATCAGCAAGACAGTAACTTGATCTTTAAAAAAATAGAAGAAGTAATACTCAAATTTAGAAATAAATAAGGGTAGATTGTATCAAAATCGATTGTTCGAAGTCAGAACTGAATAATCGATGTCGCAAACAAAGCGAAATCAGATACTTCGAATTGTATTAACTTTGTTGATACGTGTTTGAGGTTATAGGATCAAGCGACTAAGTGCATCTGGTGGATGCCTTGGCGATGATAGGCGAAGAAGGACGCGTTAGCCTGCGAAAAGCACGGGGGAGCTGGCAAATAAGCATTGATCCCGTGATATCCGAATGGGGAAACCCGGCCCTTTTGGGTCATCCATGACTGAATACATAGGTCATGAGAAGCGAACTCGGCGAACTGAAACATCTAAGTAGCCGAAGGAAAAGAAATCAACCGAGATTCCCAAAGTAGTGGCGAGCGAAATGGGAAGAGCCTGCATGTGATAAATCAAACTTTAGTGGAACAGTCTGGAAAGTCTGGCGACAGTGGGTGATAGCCCCGTACACGAAAAAGATTGGTTGGTACTAAGCATGCGACAAGTAGGGCGGGACACGAGAAATCCTGTTTGAAGATGGGGGGACCATCCTCCAAGGCTAAATACTCATCATCGACCGATAGTGAACCAGTACCGTGAGGGAAAGGCGAAAAGAACCCCGGGAGGGGAGTGAAATAGAACCTGAAACCGGATGCATACAAACAGTGGGAGCCCTTGCAAAATGGGGTGACTGCGTACCTTTTGTATAATGGGTCAGCGACTTACGTTCAGTAGCAAGCTTAACCGAGTAGGGGAGGCGTAGGGAAACCGAGTCCGAATAGGGCGCATAGTTGCTGGGCGTAGACCCGAAACCAAGTGATCTATCCATGGCCAGGATGAAGGTGCGGTAACACGCACTGGAGGTCCGAACCCACTAATGTTGCAAAATTAGGGGATGAGCTGTGGATAGGGGTGAAAGGCTAAAC
This portion of the Iodobacter fluviatilis genome encodes:
- a CDS encoding methylated-DNA--[protein]-cysteine S-methyltransferase — translated: MRIESTDRYAVISSPVGPIGLAESNERLVLVEFLPFSAPMQMAHGTLLQNAAYQLAAYFQDPFFIFDLPWALSVSEHQSKVLDEIATIPVGQLQTYAEISRRIHSSPRAVGGACGRNPLPLLIPCHRVVAAAGLGGFNAGRNGVDWLPIKRWLLKHEGVEI
- a CDS encoding mechanosensitive ion channel family protein, with translation MDATWAQKYQDLAMGYVAEFGVKIIAAIAFWVIGRWLIGLAVRLVQSSLGKQKVDPTVLRYVGSVITVTLNILLVIGILGYCGIQTTTFAALIAAGGIAIGMAWSGLLANFAAGAFIIVLRPFKVGDFVAVAGIVGTVSEIGLFSTMLNTPDNVMTLIGNNKIFSDNIQNFTLNPFRRVDLKAQLAGSTDHVAAMQVLREKIAAIPNVLAEPKVDVEILEFNLVGPVLVVRPYCHNDHYWQVYFDTNRTIKESLAAAGFPVPMPAQTVVVQQQV
- the clpA gene encoding ATP-dependent Clp protease ATP-binding subunit ClpA produces the protein MIAQELEVSLHMAFTDARQKRHEYITVEHLLLALLDNPSAAEVLRACGAHMDELRRQLGDFVKEHTPVVSGDGEVETQPTIGFQRVIQRAILHVQSSGKKEVTGANVLVAIFGEKDSHAVYYLHQQAITRLDVVNFIAHGIAKSANAQQPIPRTEQNEEHEEETTTGGALSSFTENLNQQAISGRIDPLIGREHELERVIQTLCRRRKNNPLLVGEAGVGKTAIAEGLARRIVEGNVPDVLKDATVYGLDMGALLAGTKYRGDFEQRLKAVIKQLQEERNAVLFIDEIHTLVGAGAASGGTLDASNLLKPALSNGSLKCIGATTYTEYRGIFEKDNALSRRFQKIDVPEPTVEQTIEILKGLKDKFEQHHGVKYTLAALTTAAELSAKYINDRHLPDKAIDVIDEAGAAQKILPKSKQKKTINKHEIEEIVAKIARIPPKSVSTDDRNTLKTLESDLKHVVFGQEKAIESVATSIKMARAGLGNPQKPIGAFLFSGPTGVGKTEVARQLAYTMGIELLRFDMSEYMERHAVSRLIGAPPGYVGFEQGGLLTEAITKHPYAVLLLDEIEKAHPDIFNVLLQVMDHGTLTDNNGRKADFRNVVIVMTTNTGAETLTKSVIGFTSSKQTGDEMQEIKRMFTPEFRNRLDAIIPFAPLSHEIIMQVVDKFLIQLEVQLQEKKVEAHFTPALKTHLAAEGFDPLMGARPMARLIQDTIRKALADELLFGRLIHGGEVTIDIDDDGKVSLEIPNKIAIPA
- the xerD gene encoding site-specific tyrosine recombinase XerD; amino-acid sequence: MNEDLMDEQLVLIDEFLDGVWLSDQLSKNTIDSYRRDLLIWAHWLITERKCNLLAADRECVQAFLARQARDMKAATLARRMASLRKFYRHWILSGQAGFDPTAELTAPKRVRPWPKALDEARIEALLQAPEIDQASGLRDRAMLELMYATGLRVTELVTLPLGQIKLRERYVQILAGKGGKQRLVPMGEVAADWVEQYLAHSRPALVGGHQVAEAFVNQRGHALTRQGFWYIIKQYAAAAGIDNKHLSPHVLRHAFATHLLNHGADLRVVQMLLGHADITTTQIYTHVATARLKSLHKEHHPRGSRS
- the trmD gene encoding tRNA (guanosine(37)-N1)-methyltransferase TrmD, with protein sequence MVTLFPEMFEAITRHGITRRAVELGLFGLNSWNPRDFTADKHRTVDDRPYGGGPGMVMLPEPLESALEAAKNRQREEGVAATHTVYLSPQGAALTHDKVLELAQKPGLVLLCGRYEGVDERLLDRQIDEEISVGDYVLSGGELPAMVLMDAIIRQLPGVLNTAASAEEDSFVDGLLDCPHYTRPENYLGMSVPEVLLSGNHALIRRWRLKQSLGRTFLRRPDLLTKRQLSKEEARLLAEFKADLVINQDQVV
- the rplS gene encoding 50S ribosomal protein L19; protein product: MNLIQQLEQEEIARLAKTLPEFAPGDTVIVQVKVKEGTRERLQAYEGVVIAKRNRGLNSSFIVRKISAGMGVERTFQTYSPLVAGVEVKRRGDVRRAKLYYLRDRSGKSARIKEKLPARKVVAKAAA